DNA from Magnolia sinica isolate HGM2019 chromosome 19, MsV1, whole genome shotgun sequence:
GGTCCGTcctttttttttcagctcattttaacagttaagttcaaaatataagtatgctcaaagcttaaatggaccacagcaGGGGAATCAGTGGAAATAATGACTACCACCGTTGAAATGTTGCTAGGGCCATGGTgaaatttatttgtcatccaacttattcataaaatcacacagacatggacgaaaggaaaatacaaatatcagctttattcaaaacttccatgggcctcaggaaattttcaacaatggaatttcaattcacactatatgtggtgtggtccactttagaattagacatacttcatttttaagctcaagcCTTCAAATTAtaagttaaaatggatggacggagtggagtagataaaatatttaaatcaggagtttactcagtacgcaatcgacTTCCTAGCTCCTAATACATCAACATTAGGTACCATAATTTAGTCTGTTTAATTTaacatgccacgtgtgcaatttctaaatGTCTGCTTAGTGCTTACCATCCATCATAGCCAGCCAGAGGGAAGCAGATTGgattgctggtgtaccacacaccactgacctggctggtgtgtgaacgtcactaagttctgtgggtcccatcacgaggtatgatTTATTTCCAAACTGTCTGTCCAATTGGCAAGTTGGTCGCTTGAGCTTCTTACGGtcggaattgaatgtctaccattgaaaacctttttaaggtacataaattttagatcaatataatattttgtTTTACTTTCTGAacttactcttcatccaggtctgtttggcCTTACGAAGAGATTGtaaggaaaataaatgttacgatgagcctacaaatatttcaacggGATAATCGTTGTCAGtactgttatttttggtgtgttccgcttgaactttggatataaaTTATTATTGGTATCAAGTTCTAAAATGATTTCACAAAATGGATCAACGGTGGAGTGGATATgttaaatacatcattatggggccacgtaactttcatctactttaaaccgttcgtacaactcggagatggAGGAGCGTTAGCGGTGGTCTTCGCTCGACGCTAGATtggtggtgtgtagtacaccagccaacccgCTTCCAAGCGAGTATCAGAGCTTTTCTCAAAACATACATTGGGCCCACATTTCGCAACCGAACGCTTGGGTAGAATCTATGCACAGCACGCGTGGCGGATCCCATCATTCATCTCTTCATCAAGCAATAGCAAAGTGACACGTATACGATCGTCAAACGGCTATAAAATCATGACACTATTCAACTTTTACAGCAATCAACTGACGCGTGCTGACGACTTAAATGTCACCCCATGGCTCACGTTAGCAAAAACAACCACTATTAATTACAGTAGAAAACTCCTTGGAAATGAAATTGATATTTATTGcccctatttttttattttttaatcttaagTCTTAACTGCCACTTTTTTAATTCATCGCTCTTTTGCTTTTGTCGTTTGGAAGCAAAAGAGAATAGCGACAAACAGAAAGGGAAACTATATAAAAATAGAGGATGTAAATGTCAATTCCAGAAGAAAATCACAAAAGCCAATTAACGGGACGCGGTGGTACCGTACAGAAGTGGGGGCCACGTTATGAATTCAGGACATcaaaaccgtccatgtgatgcgtgACCTAAGTTTACCCTCCTCACCAAAGCCCAatccaaaagtcaggtgggccacaccacagggaacaagttCTGTTGGACGCCTACCGTTGATTTGAATAGGAGGCCCACCGTGTAGTGTATCTGCAATCCGGTCCATTCAAACCCTTCATCTGGCCTGGATGAAGAAATCAGGCTATTCttccactcaggtgggccacagtgcaaATCAAGGGTAGCCATTCCCTCCCATCTTGTTCCCtgttatgtggcccacccaaggatTGGATCGGGCTCATTTTCAGTACTTGAAAGTAAAATAAGGCacatgcatctgatggacgggttggatgtcttGCTtaaatcacgtgggccccacattcgcTCGGTAGCGCAGCTACAAGTAAAAGAACGCCGCGAAAAACGATTCCGGCGACAGCTTTCATTCAACGAAAGCACGACCGCCGAGATTTCCGCCGGAAATACCATCGTTTTCCGGCAAGGGCGTCAGATTTACGGCGATGCTTTGGACTCCCGAGGCGGAGACGACGACGGCGTGTAGAAAAGAGGAGAGTCGCAGGGCGTCGAGAAGGGCGTCGGCTCTCTCACCCCTCTCTCCAAATCGTCCGTCGCGGCGGACAGAGACACCTCCCTCTCTTCATTGATCGTGAACAGTACCCTCGACGGACCGTACATCTTCGTCCATTCCGCGTCGTCTCTTTCCCCGTTCGCCGCATCGGAGCGTGCCTTAGTGGAGAGGGAGTCAGATTCCGGCCGGGAGGGGAAATCGGCTCCGGCGGAGCTGAGAACGTGGCCTGGGGTTGCTCCGGCGGGCTCGACACGGGACTGGTTCTTCCAGCAGAGGAAGAAGAGTAGCTCCTTGGAAGGGCTGACGTAGGGGTCGCCGGTTATGTCAGCTCCGGCGGAATTTTCACGGCGGAATCTCCGGCGCCACCAGACGATGTAGAAGAGCTCTGCTGCGAGAGCGaggagaaagaagaggaagactgAGGCCAGCCCGATGCCGAGATTGCTGAGTTTAACTGTCATGATTTTATGCAGGAATATCTCTCGCTCTCTCTGAAAACTTCTcttggttttgtttgagataaATCCAGAACAAATAATTATTGTGTGCGTTTTATGCGCTTCACTAAACAGTAGCAACTCATCCGCTATGCACGTCccacaatccggaccgtccaaatcatgggtcagGTACATGATAAAAAACATCTGGACACTGGGTTTAAACGGCTGGCCATTGCTTTTTTTTACTTGTTTATTTGACGGCTGACCGAGGAACaagatttgaacggtttggatttgcaTACACGTGCCTTCAATCGAGACTTGCAATGGCGAAAAACCAGGACCTGTGTAAATTATAGTCCACGTGACCCATAAATGCGGTCCACCTCTTTGATGTAGACCTGCAGATGGCCCGTGACCATTTTCATTCAATGTGCCCCGTAATCGGAAATGGCGATGGACCCGATTTGGAATGGTTTGAGGCAATAAAACTAATGTCGAGCCCCACTTGAAAATTTGAGGTGGGGGTTTGGTTGGGTGGGGCAACTCAGCATAATGAGAAAGATAGCATGACCCTAATTTTAccgtgaatgtttgtaatttattTGTTAAAATTGTCCACTGTTATGTAGAAGattcatccaatccgtccatcatatgtGACTCTTTATGATGTTCTTGTCTATATAAAACAAGCTCGACCCAAGGCTCAGGCGGCCCATACCATGTAAAATAATGCATAAAACGTTTCAGTTCACGTGATGTGGCCCGCCAGGGTTTTGAAATGACCTGATGGATGTGGACCGTGTGGTGAGGTGCTCACCATCCTTTATCTTAGTGTCGAGACTCTTTAAGTATGATGTGTAAGAATTTTTGGATGCGAAAATCCAGGATCTTCTATGCATAGAACATGGAGATCTAGGGTTCGGATGACTTATCTAGCTGAAACGTCATAGATGCGAGATAAGAATATCAGAATACCAATGCTGTAGTCTTCCACTCCTTCACACCCTTATACAGAATATCAGATATGACTTCGAGTTCTGTCGCTGTGTTAGATTGGGGATCCAGCTCTTCTCTTATATAGAAGCTAAAGAGATGAGAGTTTGaatcccatcataactctctcccactgctccacattgttgtgtcctagttcaactcaactGTTGTCTGTGTAAGACAGCTATAACATTCCAGCCCTAATACGCACGGTTGCGCAGCGGATCACCTCAAGTGAGGCCCACTGGTTTATTCAACCACATAGTCCAATTGCCAGgacaatccagactgttgatcagtAAAGCTAACCACATAAAGTTCTTACATTctctcacttgggcctcattgagtaaCGTCAATGATTGTCATATAGAATAATGTTGAAAACaaattttgattttaagaaaatatacaaatggttaaccaatgaaatagttggacaatatgagtaatgctattcaatctggtccatcaagattGTCAGTATTGAAACGTGGTAGTTGtgacaacatttaatttaggcgaagtaaAGCTAAGCGCAATCATAAGTActttctgtaagacccgtatcctagcccgtaccgttccataggcttccgcggtcctctcgattgaattccggtgacccacgatctgttatcggtgtttgcgcgcgatcctgagtcatgttcCGTATATCAGAATCggttcgacccaagacttgtacccttgggACCGCATGGTCGccatggttccgatgccgcatctcgcgcgctTATCCAATACCTGAGCCAGGAGACGTGAGCCCGCATTTAGTTCAAGGAAAATGTCACGTgttgctaatcccaagagaatctatcacatcaatcatatcaatcaagtacaaatcacaccccatcactcactcatccccaagtacaaccacccctcccttaaagtcaactctccccatcacccatcactctctcacacatccctctctctctctttacatcacatctttcatctctcttatctctctcatttctctcaagcAACTCATGTctcaacctccatgagagagagcttggtgtggcccaccttcctatctcccatccccaccatccaaagcccatctcaactgttgaatcgcgccccttggagctctagatcgcattggcgaaAGAAGGGAGAGAAGATCCTTAGGTgagtgcctctctctctctttcacttttgttgtgtgtgacgatgtggcgatgtggcccacccagatgtacctcacttgatgtatatcttATCCAACCGTCTAAACCATTTGGgccctaccttagggagatgggaaaacacaaatatcaagttggtccaaatcaagtgtgccacgtccacatgggacccaccttatacatgtgtcgtatgcaaaccgtccagcgtccagggatgctggacatggCTGAGACATGAaaagtgaactgacagtggggtgtacaaaaaaaaatgtatatataattatgcttttggggtgggctgcttatgcaggccccaccttgatgtgtacatctaatccacgttgtccattcctttccccagaccattttagaAGTTGAACTGAAAAATGGGGTCAATCCGgctttcgggcgggccatagcatagcaaatggCGTGTTTACCCTTGAAATACCCCCTGTCGttcctatacaccaaaatatatcggatattgggcttgtttggcttgtcctgAGCTATGGGAACCAGTGGTCGGGttggattcttccgatgcgggccccacgcatgaaaaaccgTGAAAATAcgcgatttaaaaaaaaacaatatatgcagcagacgctgcaGCTGCTAaaggtgcgcaggcagcgcttgctGCGGTTGACGGACGGACGGGGAGGGGAATACGGgtcccaattgtgggccccaccgtgatgtgtgttaaacatctaAACCGTGCATTTGTTACTCCCTTTagagaagtgggccccctccgaaAATCAGCCCGATCTGGaacccaggtggcccacatcataagaaacagtggaattgatcatctaccattgaaaccctgtttgggttcacagaagctttagatcaacttgaaatttgtttttcccctgcatctaggtctgtgtgaccttatcaatggattggatggaaagtacacgttacggtgggccccacgtgggacccgctgatgtttgtgttttattcacatcgtccacggCTAtgaacggtggaacccaccacggtGTGTGTTTTATGCATACCGTCCAGCCATGGGCTGCTGGATGGccagtggaccccgcctttgATGTaggggttacatccaaaccgtaaATCATCTATTCAGTTGGTGGGCTGCCTTAGGGCTTGagataaatgaggcagatctgcctgTTAGTGGGCCATACAGCAATAAGTTGTGGAATTTGAATGCCTGCCAttcaaaccctttttggggttgtCACAGAGGTCTTGGATCGtcttgaaatttgttttccctcttcatttgggtctgtgtgaccttatcaacggtttggatggtagataaacatgatggagggccctatgtgggacccactgctccGTTTGCAGCAACGTAGCTGCAATGTactgcagctatatagctgctgtgtacGACCAgcgtgggatgtggaccccaccgattGCATCCACATCGTCCTTTCCCATCTGCtgggacgggcaggagctttgagcagccattgatgcatgtgatgcatccaaaccatccattcatctggtgagtttgtctcaaggcttgagactaaaaaatatGATAGATCcacctatcaggtggaccacactatagaacccaccattgaaacttttttgggggattacagaagttttggaaccattatgatatttgtttctcctctaaatccaggtctttatgaccttatgaacagattggatggaaaataagtacgatggtggggcccactgggattcaacagtggaaatcaatatcaccactgtcaattgtggtatggtccagatgatccttggatatgattttttttttatataatttctaAAAAAGTTGAAGTATGtagttggtatggcccattggtacgacccattttaataggggcccatttgatgaggctaatttgatatatttggggcccacttaataAGGCCCGAGATGacgtattttaggcccatgttatgcggcccatttgatgtatccaaggctcatgggtcgaggcccaatgggatgttcacaggcccattgtaatgtgatttcaccgtggtttatgtaatgatgttcatggcaggccatgccttaggagcaatgatggtttgacatccataaTGTGAGagtaatgatagttaaatgtcctcattgtaactctccctagggcccattgataggcccatacttgtagtgtgtagtccgtctaggcccatcatcgttatgaacagagcccatcaccacataacttatttagtatagatccatgattcatgcccatacgcatcatatgtatgcttgatatgaggagtgactgatcatagcatatgccttcgggcagattgtttatgggctccctgataggcggagttacccttcatgaccgcgcggtacgcgcaggactgttgcatgactggtagtgtgattcatgcacttcacatttgtgtgacatgattactatacgccctagcaatatcagggttatgacctccatagacacatcgtggatggtaggatcgataccgaaaatattgttactaagcatcggggcgccatagatattcctgggtgaaaatttctaaacccgatggtatcagaggatgactccaacgtcgagaccgagtggatatatgagcgcataagggccgaataccaggaggccgcgtctcccattgtatcgtggtcggttggaaaggggtgtggccttactcgcccagagtagggggcaatactaggctgagtttgaccagctcgtgaatgggttcgctatcgatgtgtcggataggtattgacagactattggccaggcggatagtgaggtttcttacgctcacttggactgtgcggcttggagagcggcagtgtcatttagagtgtactaaaccccgatgattatccagaatgagaactgtactgatatatgatgaggattggtatgtttgagttgcatctcgcatcgcatggccgtgttatggccgataacattcatatcttgcaccgcatagccttggtacggctgattgcattcatatactcatcaccatgattccgcattactctgaccttacattctgagcacgcttatattgc
Protein-coding regions in this window:
- the LOC131235265 gene encoding uncharacterized protein LOC131235265 codes for the protein MTVKLSNLGIGLASVFLFFLLALAAELFYIVWWRRRFRRENSAGADITGDPYVSPSKELLFFLCWKNQSRVEPAGATPGHVLSSAGADFPSRPESDSLSTKARSDAANGERDDAEWTKMYGPSRVLFTINEEREVSLSAATDDLERGVREPTPFSTPCDSPLFYTPSSSPPRESKASP